One window of Vespa velutina chromosome 2, iVesVel2.1, whole genome shotgun sequence genomic DNA carries:
- the LOC124957641 gene encoding peroxiredoxin-like — translation MLRLFGTQVRKATCIVSSSLRKTNNLALVETTRKFSISSRCLGAWPEIQKPAPDFAGTAVINGDFKDIKLSDYKGKYVVLFFYPLDFTFVCPTELIAFSEKIAEFKAVNTQVIGVSTDSHFSHLAWTNTPKKQGGLGGDLGYPLLSDFNKEISAKYNVLLENSGIALRGLFIIDKDGILRQFSVNDLPVGRSVDETLRLIKAFQFVEAHGEVCPANWQPDSKTIKPNPKDSKKYFESVN, via the exons ATGCTTCGATTGTTTGGAACACAAGTACGAAAAGCG aCTTGCATCGTCTCGTCTTCTTTAAGGAAAACAAATAATCTAGCATTAGTAGAAACAACTAGAAAATTTAGTATTAGTTCGAGATGCCTAGGGGCTTGGCCAGAAATTCAAAAACCTGCACCAGATTTTGCTGGAACGGCAGTAATCAATGGTGACTTCAAAGACATAAAATTAAGCGACTACAAAGGGAAATAtgtagttctttttttctatccattGGACTT taCATTCGTGTGTCCAACTGAGCTAATAGCATTTTCAGAAAAAATCGCAGAATTCAAAGCTGTAAATACTCAAGTAATAGGCGTTTCCACAGATTCTCATTTTAGTCATCTTGCATGGACTAACACGCCTAAAAAGCAAGGTGGTTTGGGTGGAGATTTAGGATATCCGTTGTTGAGCGATTTTAACAAAGAAATCTCAGCGAAATACAATGTCCTCTTGGAAAATTCTGGAATAGCTTTGAGAGGACTATTCATTATAGATAAGGATGGAATACTTAGGCAATTTAGCGTTAATGATTTGCCAGTCGGTCGTAGCGTGGATGAAACATTAAGACTGATAAAAGCTTTCCAATTTGTCGAGGCACATGGAGAAGTTTGCCCTGCCAATTGGCAACCAGATTCTAAAACTATTAAACCGAATCCGAAAGATAGCAAAAAGTACTTTGAGTCGGTCAATTGA
- the LOC124957638 gene encoding negative elongation factor A isoform X1, with translation MANVRDSDTSLWLHNKLGTSNDSWTGSSICSQLNAEVLRNIKDCFPDLQTQVKLKLLLSFFHIPRRNVEEWRVELEEIIEVASLDSELWVSMLSEAMKTFPSTGSLNTDITDLDEHRPIFGELVNDLRKLLKKQNDPAMLPLECHYLNKTALVSVVGQQPAAVKHFTLKRKPKSAALRAELLQKSRDAASNLKKSTAPTVPVRSRGMPRKMTDTTPLKGIPSRVPTSGFRSPSLTSSSMSNRTPISSRSRKDGGIKLLDINEQPLGYAQAKKRKRMMELEEQQKKVAEAQAAAAAAASTNATTVETPATPEYAQGLTSINPPSTPVAPVSTVQSYVAPTTPSGVTPATTSQTPTTPSTPTVPSTVLPVTTPTVISPIESTPVGVQTVRPAQTVTQIRIQTTAQPANAAANTRKGLSLTREQMLEAQEMFRTANKVTRPEKALILGFMAGSRDNPCPKLGNIVTVMLSENIEEVTQADGTTVPMLVETHFQMNYTNGEWKRIKKNRRIVTDESTSASAPTPNPTATASN, from the exons ATGGCGAATGTGAGGGACAGTGATACGTCGTTGTGGCTTCATAACAAGCTTGGAACATCAAATGATAGTTGGACTGGTAGCTCAATCTGTTCTCAATTAAACGCTGAGGTTTTACGAAATATCAAAGATTGTTTTCCAGATCTACAGACGCAAGTTAAACTTAAATtacttctttcgttcttccaCATACCTAGGCGGAATGTTGAAGAG TGGCGCGTTGAGTTGGAAGAGATCATTGAAGTTGCATCACTGGACAGTGAGTTATGGGTTTCAATGCTATCCGAAGCGATGAAGACGTTTCCTTCTACAGGATCATTAAATACAGATATTACTGATTTAGATGAACATAGACCTATTTTTGGAGAATTAGTTAATGATCTacgaaaattattgaaaaagcaGAATGATCCTGCTATGCTTCCGTTGGAATGtcattatttgaataaaacgGCATTGGTATCCGTGGTAGGTCAACAACCTGCAGCAGTGAAACACtttacattaaaaagaaagccAAAAAGTGCAGCTTTAAGAGCAGAACTGTTACAGAAGAGTAGAGATGCTGcgagtaatttaaaaaagagtaCAGCTCCCACTGTACCAGTACGAAGTAGAGGAATGCCAAGAAAAATGACAGACACAA cACCTCTCAAAGGTATTCCTAGCAGAGTTCCAACAAGTGGATTtcgttctccttctcttaCAAGCTCTTCTATGTCCAATAGAACACCTATCAGTAGTAGAAGTCGTAAGGACGGTGGTATTAAATTATTGGATATTAATGAGCAACCTCTTGGATATGCTCAagctaagaaaagaaagcgtaTGATGGAGTTAGAAGAACAACAGAAAAAGGTTGCAGAAGCTCAAGCAGCAGCGGCAGCTGCAGCTTCAACAAATGCAACCACGGTAGAAACACCAGCTACACCGGAATATGCACAAGGATTAACATCAATTAATCCGCCTTCCACTCCAGTTGCACCGGTCTCCACCGTACAATCTTATGTGGCACCTACCACTCCAAGTGGAGTTACACCTGCGACTACATCGCAAACTC CTACTACACCGTCTACACCTACAGTGCCAAGTACCGTATTACCAGTAACAACGCCGACAGTTATATCCCCTATAGAAAGTACACCTGTAGGTGTACAGACCGTTAGGCCAGCGCAGACAGTAACACAAATTCGTATACAAACAACTGCACAACCTGCTAATGCAGCAGCAAATACGAGAAAGGGATTATCTCTAACG cgAGAACAAATGCTAGAAGCTCAAGAAATGTTTAGGACGGCTAATAAAGTGACCCGACCGGAGAAGGCATTGATCTTAGGATTTATGGCTGGTTCCagag acaATCCTTGTCCTAAGTTGGGCAATATAGTAACGGTAATGCTTTCGGAGAATATAGAAGAGGTAACTCAGGCAGATGGTACGACAGTACCGATGTTAGTTGAGACCCACTTCCAAATGAATTATACAAATGGTGAATGgaagaggataaagaaaaatcggcGTATTGTTACGGACGAGTCTACCTCAGCGTCAGCTCCTACCCCTAATCCAACTGCTACAGCttccaattaa
- the LOC124957638 gene encoding negative elongation factor A isoform X2, translating into MANVRDSDTSLWLHNKLGTSNDSWTGSSICSQLNAEVLRNIKDCFPDLQTQVKLKLLLSFFHIPRRNVEEWRVELEEIIEVASLDNEHRPIFGELVNDLRKLLKKQNDPAMLPLECHYLNKTALVSVVGQQPAAVKHFTLKRKPKSAALRAELLQKSRDAASNLKKSTAPTVPVRSRGMPRKMTDTTPLKGIPSRVPTSGFRSPSLTSSSMSNRTPISSRSRKDGGIKLLDINEQPLGYAQAKKRKRMMELEEQQKKVAEAQAAAAAAASTNATTVETPATPEYAQGLTSINPPSTPVAPVSTVQSYVAPTTPSGVTPATTSQTPTTPSTPTVPSTVLPVTTPTVISPIESTPVGVQTVRPAQTVTQIRIQTTAQPANAAANTRKGLSLTREQMLEAQEMFRTANKVTRPEKALILGFMAGSRDNPCPKLGNIVTVMLSENIEEVTQADGTTVPMLVETHFQMNYTNGEWKRIKKNRRIVTDESTSASAPTPNPTATASN; encoded by the exons ATGGCGAATGTGAGGGACAGTGATACGTCGTTGTGGCTTCATAACAAGCTTGGAACATCAAATGATAGTTGGACTGGTAGCTCAATCTGTTCTCAATTAAACGCTGAGGTTTTACGAAATATCAAAGATTGTTTTCCAGATCTACAGACGCAAGTTAAACTTAAATtacttctttcgttcttccaCATACCTAGGCGGAATGTTGAAGAG TGGCGCGTTGAGTTGGAAGAGATCATTGAAGTTGCATCACTGGACA ATGAACATAGACCTATTTTTGGAGAATTAGTTAATGATCTacgaaaattattgaaaaagcaGAATGATCCTGCTATGCTTCCGTTGGAATGtcattatttgaataaaacgGCATTGGTATCCGTGGTAGGTCAACAACCTGCAGCAGTGAAACACtttacattaaaaagaaagccAAAAAGTGCAGCTTTAAGAGCAGAACTGTTACAGAAGAGTAGAGATGCTGcgagtaatttaaaaaagagtaCAGCTCCCACTGTACCAGTACGAAGTAGAGGAATGCCAAGAAAAATGACAGACACAA cACCTCTCAAAGGTATTCCTAGCAGAGTTCCAACAAGTGGATTtcgttctccttctcttaCAAGCTCTTCTATGTCCAATAGAACACCTATCAGTAGTAGAAGTCGTAAGGACGGTGGTATTAAATTATTGGATATTAATGAGCAACCTCTTGGATATGCTCAagctaagaaaagaaagcgtaTGATGGAGTTAGAAGAACAACAGAAAAAGGTTGCAGAAGCTCAAGCAGCAGCGGCAGCTGCAGCTTCAACAAATGCAACCACGGTAGAAACACCAGCTACACCGGAATATGCACAAGGATTAACATCAATTAATCCGCCTTCCACTCCAGTTGCACCGGTCTCCACCGTACAATCTTATGTGGCACCTACCACTCCAAGTGGAGTTACACCTGCGACTACATCGCAAACTC CTACTACACCGTCTACACCTACAGTGCCAAGTACCGTATTACCAGTAACAACGCCGACAGTTATATCCCCTATAGAAAGTACACCTGTAGGTGTACAGACCGTTAGGCCAGCGCAGACAGTAACACAAATTCGTATACAAACAACTGCACAACCTGCTAATGCAGCAGCAAATACGAGAAAGGGATTATCTCTAACG cgAGAACAAATGCTAGAAGCTCAAGAAATGTTTAGGACGGCTAATAAAGTGACCCGACCGGAGAAGGCATTGATCTTAGGATTTATGGCTGGTTCCagag acaATCCTTGTCCTAAGTTGGGCAATATAGTAACGGTAATGCTTTCGGAGAATATAGAAGAGGTAACTCAGGCAGATGGTACGACAGTACCGATGTTAGTTGAGACCCACTTCCAAATGAATTATACAAATGGTGAATGgaagaggataaagaaaaatcggcGTATTGTTACGGACGAGTCTACCTCAGCGTCAGCTCCTACCCCTAATCCAACTGCTACAGCttccaattaa
- the LOC124957642 gene encoding nuclear transcription factor Y subunit B-4, which produces MENSGESGDDGGPLGPTTFLGGSGVSASYIGVQSDDLEENTDDSNHGGGDPLQSSGGGSGSGPLREQDRFLPIANVAKIMKRAIPEAGKIAKDARECVQECVSEFISFITSEASDRCHMEKRKTINGEDILFAMTTLGFDNYVEPLKVYLQKYREATKGDNPSGTGTTTGNGKAESQGTIYEDQLFAIATDSNATTSDTPVIYSYSSTDQMQFQLS; this is translated from the exons atggaaaatagTGGTGAAAGTGGCGATGACGGTGGACCTTTAGGCCCTACAACCTTTTTAGGAGGAAGCGGTGTTTCGGCTTCCTACATAGGCGTACAATCGGACGACTTGGAAG AAAATACAGATGATTCCAATCACGGGGGTGGAGATCCTTTGCAAAGCAGCGGAGGTGGAAGCGGTAGTGGTCCTCTACGAGAGCAGGATCGTTTTCTTCCAATAGCTAATGTTGCTAAAATTATGAAACGGGCTATACCGGAAGCAGGAAAAATAGCTAAAGATGCGCGCGAATGCGTTCAAGAATGCGTTTCCGAGTTTATATCCTTTATCACGTCCGAGGCCAGTGACCGATGTCACATGGAAAAACGTAAAACCATAAATGGggaagatatattatttgccATGACAACTCTTGGCTTCGATAATTATGTAGAACCATTGAAAGTTTATCTACAAAAGTACAGAGAAGCTACCAAAGGGGACAATCCTTCGGGGACAGGAACGACAACGGGTAATGGGAAAGCAGAATCTCAGGGTACCATATATGAGGATCAATTGTTCGCTATTGCAACAGATTCCAATGCTACTACCTCCGATACACCTGTTATCTACAGCTACTCATCTACCGATCAGATGCAGTTCCAACTTTCTTGA
- the LOC124957639 gene encoding uncharacterized protein LOC124957639, whose protein sequence is MYAAAGGASIASRRKQKRLQLYKRGAEGGPGTARRIKTTLTNQTVTRTTTTTTTNKFAHQHQHQHHHHHHHHHHHHQHQHQHHHHHHQHVVQSPFAAQAPQSSQFHTGIDRQQRSRVEKCQQLAPVSPIQFPISPPPLSLESSGSVTCATNKPNSFPFPPPSILDLRISPTSTPELQCQGAGKVAWQGCNRSSPLPLFPNLPHGCRGGDGYKTKQCEAHRRWMKRNRIRDASYCYGSSGEDDDDDISGSVNRRRAEVNAAVNTVLYAGLGATALGLVISFVGTGEKGFLSPELKLIGPSLLCAGLLCCLFRVLLCLCLCRCGECRWCLCKQSRNKKEKEKQKTETRPSGPMQTASLLSPVPQQPATHSSCQVSSSAKGHELLLSPAQLPE, encoded by the exons ATGTACGCTGCAGCGGGTGGTGCAAGTATTGCAAGTCGGAGGAAGCAAAAGCGTTTGCAGTTATATAAACGTGGGGCCGAAGGTGGCCCAGGAACGGCAAGAAGGATCAAGACAACTCTGACGAATCAAACGGTGACAAGGACAACAactacgacgacaacgaacAAGTTCGCtcatcagcatcagcatcagcaccaccaccaccaccaccaccaccaccatcatcatcaacaccaacaccaacaccaccaccaccaccaccaacacgtTGTCCAATCACCCTTCGCGGCACAAGCACCACAATCATCCCAATTCCATACGGGCATCGATCGACAGCAGCGTTCTCGCGTCGAGAAGTGCCAACAACTAGCACCTGTCTCGCCCATTCAATTCCCCATATCGCCGCCACCGCTCTCACTGGAATCATCGGGTTCGGTCACCTGCGCCACTAACAAGCCTAACAGCTTCCCTTTTCCGCCACCCTCGATCCTCGATCTAAGAATCTCGCCTACTTCCACGCCGGAGCTACAG TGTCAGGGAGCTGGAAAGGTAGCATGGCAGGGATGCAACAGATCATCCCCTCTTCCTTTATTCCCTAATTTACCACACGGGTGTCGCGGCGGCGATGGATACAAAACGAAACAATGCGAGGCTCATCGAAGATGGATGAAGAGGAACAGG ATACGAGATGCCAGTTATTGTTATGGCAGTAGCGgagaggacgacgacgacgacataaGCGGTAGCGTCAATCGTCGTAGAGCCGAAGTGAATGCAGCTGTGAACACCGTACTTTACGCCGGGCTTGGTGCCACGGCTCTTGGCCTAGTGATTTCGTTCGTTGGGACCGGTGAGAAAGGATTTCTCAGTCCCGAGCTGAAATTAATCGGACCATCGTTACTATGCGCTGGCCTACTTTGCTGCCTATTTCGTGTACTGCTTTGTCTATGCCTGTGCCGCTGCGGCGAATGCCGTTGGTGCCTTTGTAAGCAGTCccgaaacaagaaagaaaaggaaaaacagaagACGGAAACGCGTCCATCTGGTCCAATGCAGACAGCCTCGCTTCTTTCCCCAGTGCCACAGCAACCAGCCACACACTCGTCTTGCCAAGTGTCATCGTCGGCGAAGGGACATGAACTCTTACTCTCTCCTGCCCAATTACctgaatga
- the LOC124957640 gene encoding putative inositol monophosphatase 3 isoform X3: protein MRAYVRGRGGRTTMYKSLLVAAIKAAELGGYEVVSVHEQTSFNIESKGKTKEGENDPVTAADYRSHCAMYNSLKDAFPGITVISEEASKDCDKVVVPDLRNSFNNLREYDIGDDFENIKDITIWIDPLDATKEFTENLLQFVTTMVCIAVKGKPIIGVIYKPFETKKDHNLYWTWTGHGASQNLYNLPKHENKLPILIVSRSHAGQVNNASKTAFGRNVQIVSAAGAGYKFLEVAVGNATAYVHMTAIKKWDICSGTAIISALGGMTTSLFDGHLINFDSTDTKVLTSGLLATMTDHNWYLDKFSNIQLRSFILSR from the exons ATGCGCGCGTATGTGCGCGGAAGGGGTGGACGAACGACGATGTATAA ATCGTTGCTCGTTGCTGCCATAAAGGCAGCTGAATTGGGCGGATATGAAGTCGTTTCTGTACACGAACAAACTAGCTTTAATATTGAAAGTAAAGGGAAAACTAAAGAAg GTGAAAATGATCCAGTAACAGCAGCAGATTATAGATCACACTGTGCTATGtataattctttaaaagatGCATTTCCAGGCATTACTGTAATATCCGAAGAAGCATCAAAAGACTGCGATAAAGTTGTTGTTCCTGATCTTAGGAATTCTTTTAACAACCTAAGAGAATATGATATAGGGGAtgactttgaaaatattaaagatatcaCTATTTGGATTGATCCTTTGGATGCTACAAAGGAGTTTacagaaaatttattacaatttgtaACGACTATGGTCTGCATTGCCGTAAAAGGAAAACCTATAATAGGTGTTATTTATAAGCCAtttgaaacaaagaaagaccACAATTTATATTGGACTTGGACTGGTCATGGAGCttcacaaaatttatataatttgccAAAg catgaaaataaattgccaattttaattgtatcaCGGTCACATGCTGGACAAGTTAATAACGCTTCCAAAACTGCTTTTGGTAGAAATGTTCAAATTGTTTCTGCTGCAGGTGCag GTTACAAGTTTTTAGAGGTAGCAGTTGGAAATGCAACTGCATACGTTCATATGACTGCTATCAAAAAGTGGGATATATGTTCTGGAACAGCCATCATCAG TGCTCTTGGTGGAATGACTACATCATTATTTGATggacatttaattaattttgattctACTGACACTAAAGTGCTAACATCGGGTCTTTTAGCTACCATGACTGATCATAATTGGTATTtggataaattttcaaatatacagctaagatcttttattttatctcgataa
- the LOC124957640 gene encoding putative inositol monophosphatase 3 isoform X2 — translation MCAEGVDERRCISAIYFFSRRSSILESNNKDVVSLRSLLVAAIKAAELGGYEVVSVHEQTSFNIESKGKTKEGENDPVTAADYRSHCAMYNSLKDAFPGITVISEEASKDCDKVVVPDLRNSFNNLREYDIGDDFENIKDITIWIDPLDATKEFTENLLQFVTTMVCIAVKGKPIIGVIYKPFETKKDHNLYWTWTGHGASQNLYNLPKHENKLPILIVSRSHAGQVNNASKTAFGRNVQIVSAAGAGYKFLEVAVGNATAYVHMTAIKKWDICSGTAIISALGGMTTSLFDGHLINFDSTDTKVLTSGLLATMTDHNWYLDKFSNIQLRSFILSR, via the exons ATGTGCGCGGAAGGGGTGGACGAACGACGATGTATAA gcgcaatatatttcttttcaagaaGATCTTCCATCCTAGAATCGAATAATAAGGATGTAGTATCTCTTAGATCGTTGCTCGTTGCTGCCATAAAGGCAGCTGAATTGGGCGGATATGAAGTCGTTTCTGTACACGAACAAACTAGCTTTAATATTGAAAGTAAAGGGAAAACTAAAGAAg GTGAAAATGATCCAGTAACAGCAGCAGATTATAGATCACACTGTGCTATGtataattctttaaaagatGCATTTCCAGGCATTACTGTAATATCCGAAGAAGCATCAAAAGACTGCGATAAAGTTGTTGTTCCTGATCTTAGGAATTCTTTTAACAACCTAAGAGAATATGATATAGGGGAtgactttgaaaatattaaagatatcaCTATTTGGATTGATCCTTTGGATGCTACAAAGGAGTTTacagaaaatttattacaatttgtaACGACTATGGTCTGCATTGCCGTAAAAGGAAAACCTATAATAGGTGTTATTTATAAGCCAtttgaaacaaagaaagaccACAATTTATATTGGACTTGGACTGGTCATGGAGCttcacaaaatttatataatttgccAAAg catgaaaataaattgccaattttaattgtatcaCGGTCACATGCTGGACAAGTTAATAACGCTTCCAAAACTGCTTTTGGTAGAAATGTTCAAATTGTTTCTGCTGCAGGTGCag GTTACAAGTTTTTAGAGGTAGCAGTTGGAAATGCAACTGCATACGTTCATATGACTGCTATCAAAAAGTGGGATATATGTTCTGGAACAGCCATCATCAG TGCTCTTGGTGGAATGACTACATCATTATTTGATggacatttaattaattttgattctACTGACACTAAAGTGCTAACATCGGGTCTTTTAGCTACCATGACTGATCATAATTGGTATTtggataaattttcaaatatacagctaagatcttttattttatctcgataa
- the LOC124957640 gene encoding putative inositol monophosphatase 3 isoform X1, with the protein MLRMNVRSKRFSLCVFLLLLGAIYFFSRRSSILESNNKDVVSLRSLLVAAIKAAELGGYEVVSVHEQTSFNIESKGKTKEGENDPVTAADYRSHCAMYNSLKDAFPGITVISEEASKDCDKVVVPDLRNSFNNLREYDIGDDFENIKDITIWIDPLDATKEFTENLLQFVTTMVCIAVKGKPIIGVIYKPFETKKDHNLYWTWTGHGASQNLYNLPKHENKLPILIVSRSHAGQVNNASKTAFGRNVQIVSAAGAGYKFLEVAVGNATAYVHMTAIKKWDICSGTAIISALGGMTTSLFDGHLINFDSTDTKVLTSGLLATMTDHNWYLDKFSNIQLRSFILSR; encoded by the exons aTGTTAAGAATGAACGTACGTTCGAAAAGGTTCAGTCTTTGtgtgtttcttttattattaggcgcaatatatttcttttcaagaaGATCTTCCATCCTAGAATCGAATAATAAGGATGTAGTATCTCTTAGATCGTTGCTCGTTGCTGCCATAAAGGCAGCTGAATTGGGCGGATATGAAGTCGTTTCTGTACACGAACAAACTAGCTTTAATATTGAAAGTAAAGGGAAAACTAAAGAAg GTGAAAATGATCCAGTAACAGCAGCAGATTATAGATCACACTGTGCTATGtataattctttaaaagatGCATTTCCAGGCATTACTGTAATATCCGAAGAAGCATCAAAAGACTGCGATAAAGTTGTTGTTCCTGATCTTAGGAATTCTTTTAACAACCTAAGAGAATATGATATAGGGGAtgactttgaaaatattaaagatatcaCTATTTGGATTGATCCTTTGGATGCTACAAAGGAGTTTacagaaaatttattacaatttgtaACGACTATGGTCTGCATTGCCGTAAAAGGAAAACCTATAATAGGTGTTATTTATAAGCCAtttgaaacaaagaaagaccACAATTTATATTGGACTTGGACTGGTCATGGAGCttcacaaaatttatataatttgccAAAg catgaaaataaattgccaattttaattgtatcaCGGTCACATGCTGGACAAGTTAATAACGCTTCCAAAACTGCTTTTGGTAGAAATGTTCAAATTGTTTCTGCTGCAGGTGCag GTTACAAGTTTTTAGAGGTAGCAGTTGGAAATGCAACTGCATACGTTCATATGACTGCTATCAAAAAGTGGGATATATGTTCTGGAACAGCCATCATCAG TGCTCTTGGTGGAATGACTACATCATTATTTGATggacatttaattaattttgattctACTGACACTAAAGTGCTAACATCGGGTCTTTTAGCTACCATGACTGATCATAATTGGTATTtggataaattttcaaatatacagctaagatcttttattttatctcgataa
- the LOC124957855 gene encoding ubiquitin-conjugating enzyme E2 W — MESGLTTMAGLSPSKRRLQKELMSLIREPPPGVRVDGDSAGQNLTQWIVHMEGAKGTLYEGERFQLQFKFSSKYPFDSPEVTFIGNIPVHPHVYSNGHICLSILTDDWSPALSVQSVCLSIVSMLSSCKEKKRPPDNSFYVKTCNKNPKKTKWWYHDDSV, encoded by the exons ATGGAAAGTGGTTTAACGACAATGGCGGGACTGTCTCCGTCGAAA cGACGATTACAGAAGGAATTAATGTCATTAATACGTGAACCACCACCTGGTGTCAGGGTAGATGGTGATTCAGCTGGACAAAACTTGACACAATGGATTGTACACATGGAAGGTGCAAAGGGTACCTTGTACGAGGGAGAAAGATTTcaattacaatttaaattcAGTTCCAAGTATCCCTTTGATTCGCCGGAAGTAACATTCATTGGTAATATACCAGTTCATCCACATGTTTATAGCAATGGCCACATTTGCTTATCAATTTTAACCGATGATTGGTCACCGGCACTCAGTGTGCAAAGTGTATGCTTGAGCATTGTGTCAATGCTGAGTAGTTGCAAAGAAAAG aaaAGGCCACCGGATAATTCTTTCTATGTGAAAACCTGTAATAAAAATCCAAAGAAGACAAAGTGGTGGTATCACG ATGACAGTGTTTAA